One part of the Helicobacter cetorum MIT 99-5656 genome encodes these proteins:
- a CDS encoding nitrate reductase cytochrome c-type subunit, protein MRNSILFFAGFGWLKSKVFRLLVGVGLAWFVTLKAHANDKEKILKDTRISQENLGLRKAPLEDEKKVRLSPYHYSENAPGSSQRIERSYENAPPLIPHDISDFADITKDNNACLGCHSPDVAESVGATPLPKSHLYDLRHNKPVKNNGVSDARYNCTQCHVPQANAKPLVKNSFKPDFTKKSLEYRSDLMEVINQGVKDETKKKAPKHSNPKANEKK, encoded by the coding sequence ATGAGAAATAGCATTCTTTTTTTCGCCGGTTTTGGTTGGTTAAAATCTAAGGTTTTTAGGTTGTTAGTGGGGGTTGGTTTGGCTTGGTTTGTTACTTTAAAAGCCCATGCAAACGATAAAGAAAAGATTTTAAAAGACACAAGAATTAGTCAAGAAAATCTTGGTTTAAGAAAAGCCCCTTTAGAAGATGAAAAAAAGGTTAGGCTCTCGCCCTATCATTATAGTGAGAACGCACCAGGTTCTAGCCAAAGGATTGAGCGTTCTTATGAAAATGCTCCCCCCTTAATCCCCCATGATATTAGCGATTTTGCAGATATTACTAAGGATAATAATGCATGTTTAGGGTGTCATAGCCCTGATGTGGCTGAATCTGTTGGGGCTACCCCTTTACCCAAATCGCATTTATATGATTTACGCCACAATAAGCCTGTCAAGAATAATGGTGTAAGTGATGCAAGATATAATTGCACGCAATGCCATGTCCCCCAAGCGAACGCTAAGCCTTTAGTCAAAAACTCTTTCAAGCCTGATTTCACTAAAAAATCTTTAGAATATCGCTCCGATTTAATGGAAGTTATCAATCAAGGTGTAAAAGACGAGACTAAGAAAAAAGCCCCTAAGCATTCAAATCCTAAAGCAAACGAGAAAAAATAG
- a CDS encoding primosomal protein N' produces the protein MFYYLVAPLKNKTPPLTYYSKKSCEKGVLVHITLRNKTIQGVILKGVEKPSFECLECEKTPFFLLPPQIKLAEFIAQYYCANLSLVLSLFTPFHACDSMELEKITPTLNVLNEAQTKALKELEKHSVSLLFGDTGSGKTEIYMHLIAQTLEQKKSALLLVPEIALTPQMQQRLKVAFKDYLGLWHSKLSKNQKKEFLERLYSQKIRLVVGTRSALFLPLRELGLVIVDEEHDFSYKSQQSPMYNARDLCLFLASKFPIQVVLGSATPSLNSYKRFKDKALIRLKGRYTPTQKNIIFEKTQDFVTPKLLETLQQVIDKNEQAIIFVPTRANFKTLECQNCHKSIQCPFCSVNMSLHLKTQKLMCHYCHFVSPIPRICNVCQNEVLVGKRIGTMQVFKELESLLKGARMAILDRDHTSTQKKLNNILSDFNHQKTNILIGTQMISKGHDYAKVSLAVILGIDNIIKSSSYRALEEGVSLLHQIAGRSARQISGLVFIQSIEVDLLKNFLDDYEDFLQYELKERCELYPPFSRLCLLEFKHKNEQKAEKLSIEASKILSSCLEKGVTLSHIKAPIEKIASFYRYLILLRSSNPISLLKSVHAFLKTAPHIPCSVNIDPIDIF, from the coding sequence ATGTTCTATTACTTAGTCGCTCCTTTAAAAAATAAAACCCCCCCTTTAACCTACTATTCTAAAAAGAGCTGTGAAAAAGGGGTGTTAGTTCATATCACTTTGAGAAATAAAACGATTCAAGGCGTTATTCTTAAAGGAGTAGAAAAACCTTCTTTTGAATGCCTAGAATGTGAAAAAACGCCCTTTTTTTTACTCCCCCCTCAAATCAAGCTCGCTGAATTTATCGCTCAATATTATTGTGCTAATCTCTCTTTAGTCTTAAGCCTTTTTACCCCTTTTCATGCATGCGATAGTATGGAATTAGAAAAAATCACGCCCACTCTAAATGTCTTAAATGAAGCTCAAACAAAAGCCTTAAAAGAATTAGAAAAGCATTCTGTAAGCTTGCTCTTTGGCGATACAGGTAGCGGGAAAACTGAAATTTATATGCATTTAATCGCTCAAACTTTAGAGCAAAAAAAGAGTGCATTATTACTTGTGCCAGAAATCGCACTCACTCCACAAATGCAACAACGCTTAAAAGTTGCGTTTAAAGACTATTTAGGCTTATGGCATAGCAAACTCTCTAAAAATCAAAAAAAAGAGTTTTTAGAAAGGCTCTACTCTCAAAAAATAAGGCTTGTTGTAGGCACACGAAGTGCGTTATTCTTGCCCCTTAGAGAGCTAGGCTTAGTGATTGTAGATGAAGAGCATGACTTTTCTTACAAATCTCAGCAAAGCCCTATGTATAATGCTAGAGATTTATGCTTATTTCTAGCGAGCAAATTTCCTATTCAAGTTGTCTTAGGCTCTGCTACGCCTAGCTTAAATAGCTACAAACGCTTTAAAGATAAGGCTTTAATACGCCTAAAGGGTCGCTACACTCCCACACAAAAAAACATCATCTTTGAGAAAACGCAAGATTTTGTTACCCCAAAGCTTTTAGAAACTTTACAGCAAGTCATAGACAAAAACGAGCAAGCCATTATTTTTGTGCCTACAAGGGCAAATTTCAAAACCTTGGAGTGTCAAAATTGCCATAAAAGCATTCAATGCCCCTTTTGTAGCGTGAATATGAGTTTGCATTTAAAAACTCAAAAGCTTATGTGTCATTATTGCCATTTTGTAAGCCCTATCCCTAGGATTTGTAATGTGTGCCAAAATGAAGTCTTAGTGGGTAAAAGAATAGGCACGATGCAAGTGTTTAAGGAATTAGAGAGCCTTTTAAAAGGGGCGAGAATGGCCATTTTAGATAGAGACCATACCAGCACACAAAAAAAGCTCAACAACATTTTAAGTGATTTTAATCATCAAAAAACCAACATTCTAATTGGCACACAAATGATAAGCAAAGGGCATGATTATGCTAAAGTGAGTTTAGCGGTTATCTTAGGCATAGATAATATCATCAAATCTAGTAGCTATAGGGCTTTAGAAGAAGGTGTGTCATTATTGCATCAAATCGCTGGAAGAAGTGCAAGACAAATTTCTGGCTTAGTATTCATTCAAAGCATAGAAGTGGATTTATTAAAAAATTTCTTAGATGATTATGAAGATTTTTTGCAATACGAATTGAAAGAAAGGTGCGAACTTTACCCACCTTTTTCAAGGCTGTGTTTGTTAGAATTTAAGCACAAAAATGAACAAAAGGCTGAAAAACTAAGCATAGAAGCTTCAAAAATCCTTTCTTCGTGTTTGGAAAAGGGCGTAACGCTCTCTCATATTAAAGCCCCTATTGAAAAAATCGCTTCTTTTTATCGCTATCTTATTTTATTGCGTTCTTCAAACCCCATAAGTCTATTAAAAAGCGTGCATGCGTTTTTAAAAACCGCCCCCCATATCCCTTGTAGTGTGAATATAGACCCTATAGATATTTTTTAA